The proteins below come from a single Crossiella sp. CA-258035 genomic window:
- a CDS encoding RNA polymerase sigma factor has protein sequence MWQRAAADDRNAFGELFERHAEAVWNHAYRLTGSWSAAEDLTSTTFLTAWRKRAELTLVRESALPWLYTVAGNLARTEFRRAGRFRRALSRMPHLHVVRDHAEDVVDQVDGDRRLRRVLAAVGELPRAEREAVQLCLLGELSIAEAAEALGVAEVSVRSRISRARSRLRGLLEEEL, from the coding sequence CTGTGGCAGCGCGCGGCGGCTGATGACCGCAACGCCTTCGGTGAGCTGTTCGAGCGGCACGCCGAGGCGGTGTGGAACCACGCCTACCGGCTGACCGGTTCCTGGTCCGCGGCCGAGGACCTGACCTCCACGACGTTCCTGACCGCCTGGCGCAAGCGGGCGGAGCTCACCCTGGTCCGCGAGTCGGCGCTGCCCTGGCTGTACACGGTGGCGGGCAACCTGGCCCGCACCGAGTTCCGCCGGGCCGGGCGGTTCCGGCGGGCGCTGTCCCGGATGCCGCACCTGCACGTGGTGCGCGACCACGCCGAGGACGTGGTGGACCAGGTCGACGGCGACCGGCGACTGCGCAGGGTCCTGGCCGCGGTGGGTGAGCTGCCCAGGGCCGAACGTGAGGCCGTGCAGCTGTGCCTGCTCGGCGAGCTGTCCATCGCCGAGGCCGCCGAGGCCCTGGGGGTGGCCGAGGTGAGTGTGCGTTCCCGGATATCCCGTGCCCGCAGCCGGCTGCGTGGCCTGCTGGAGGAGGAGCTGTGA
- a CDS encoding styrene monooxygenase/indole monooxygenase family protein — MGRIAIVGSGQSGLQLGVALLRDGDHDITLYSPVTAEQIASGRLPSSAAVFGAARELERAAGLSLWDNEDPLIDGLRLRIGDGDGGTAVGWDTPLRTAAQAVDQRVKYPAWLAVFERLGGRLVIEQVTPESLDRIAAQHDLTVVASGKGGLSKIFPVREQSKPKRTLGLCAVHGLRVSSPDRVCFSILPKIGEVIAIPAVTADGPAWFVLLESVPGRQMDRWRESATPQAHLALTKELLTKFFPWEAEGFRGAELVDEHAWLAHPRGLQPTVRAPVTTLPCGRPVLGLADVVVLNDPIAGQGANNAAHHAAVTHRAIRGHDGPFDEAWMHRCFAEFWSHAQWSTRFSHALLAPPPAHVQKLLGLAAMRPAIAERFANGFVNPPDLQEWFFTESAAERYLATI, encoded by the coding sequence ATGGGTCGAATCGCCATCGTTGGCTCAGGTCAGTCCGGACTCCAGCTCGGTGTCGCGCTCCTGCGGGACGGCGACCACGACATCACCCTCTACTCCCCCGTCACCGCCGAGCAGATCGCCTCGGGCCGGCTCCCCTCCAGCGCCGCGGTCTTCGGCGCGGCCAGGGAGCTGGAGCGGGCGGCGGGATTGTCGTTGTGGGACAACGAGGATCCGCTGATCGACGGTCTGCGCCTGCGGATCGGCGACGGCGACGGCGGCACCGCGGTGGGGTGGGACACCCCGCTGCGGACCGCCGCCCAGGCGGTGGACCAGCGGGTGAAGTACCCGGCCTGGCTGGCGGTCTTCGAGCGGCTGGGCGGCAGGCTGGTGATCGAGCAGGTCACCCCGGAGTCGCTGGATCGCATTGCGGCGCAACATGATCTGACCGTGGTGGCCAGCGGCAAGGGCGGGTTGAGCAAGATCTTCCCGGTGCGCGAGCAGTCCAAGCCCAAGCGCACCCTTGGCCTGTGCGCGGTGCACGGCCTGCGGGTGAGCAGCCCGGACCGGGTGTGCTTCAGCATCCTGCCCAAGATCGGCGAGGTGATCGCCATTCCTGCGGTCACCGCGGACGGTCCTGCCTGGTTCGTGCTGCTGGAGTCGGTTCCCGGCCGTCAGATGGACCGCTGGCGGGAAAGCGCTACCCCGCAGGCGCACCTGGCGCTTACCAAGGAGCTGCTGACCAAGTTCTTCCCTTGGGAGGCCGAGGGTTTCCGCGGCGCGGAGCTGGTCGACGAGCACGCCTGGCTGGCCCATCCGCGCGGTCTCCAGCCCACCGTGCGCGCCCCGGTGACCACCCTGCCCTGCGGCAGGCCGGTGCTGGGCCTGGCCGACGTGGTGGTGCTCAACGACCCGATCGCCGGTCAGGGCGCCAACAACGCCGCGCACCACGCCGCCGTGACGCACCGGGCGATCCGCGGCCACGACGGCCCGTTCGACGAGGCCTGGATGCACCGCTGCTTCGCCGAGTTCTGGTCCCACGCCCAGTGGTCGACGCGGTTCTCCCACGCCCTGCTGGCCCCGCCGCCGGCGCACGTGCAGAAGCTGCTCGGCCTGGCCGCGATGCGCCCGGCGATCGCCGAACGCTTCGCCAACGGCTTCGTCAACCCACCCGACCTCCAGGAGTGGTTCTTCACCGAGTCCGCCGCCGAGCGCTACCTCGCCACGATCTGA
- a CDS encoding response regulator transcription factor yields the protein MRVLLGEAAHRRSEDEVEALRRLSIAVDHCRDTAAVLERLGVHDYDVLVLDQQLPGWDRLCAKTSVLAPEARLLLVTGPALADRLHGLELGADDCLARPYAFAELLARIRALGRRASPALPPVLEHRGVVLDLARHRALRDGTPLLLSPKEFAVLEVLLRARGSVVSPEQLLEKAWDEHANPFTNAVRMAVMTLRRKLGEPCVIRTVPRAGYQLA from the coding sequence ATGCGGGTGCTGCTCGGGGAGGCCGCGCACCGGAGGTCCGAGGACGAGGTCGAGGCGTTGCGCCGGCTCTCGATCGCGGTGGACCACTGCCGGGACACCGCGGCGGTGCTGGAGCGGCTGGGGGTGCACGACTACGACGTGCTGGTGCTGGACCAGCAACTGCCCGGCTGGGACCGGTTGTGCGCCAAGACATCCGTGCTCGCGCCGGAAGCCCGCCTGCTGCTGGTCACCGGCCCCGCGCTGGCCGATCGCCTGCACGGCTTGGAACTGGGCGCCGACGACTGCCTGGCCCGCCCCTACGCCTTCGCCGAGCTGCTGGCCCGCATCCGCGCCCTGGGCAGGCGGGCCAGCCCCGCGCTGCCCCCGGTGCTGGAACACCGCGGCGTGGTGCTGGACCTGGCCCGGCACCGGGCGCTGCGGGACGGCACGCCGTTGTTGTTGTCGCCCAAGGAGTTCGCCGTGCTGGAAGTGTTGCTGCGCGCGCGGGGCTCGGTGGTCAGCCCGGAACAGCTGCTGGAGAAGGCCTGGGACGAGCACGCCAACCCGTTCACCAACGCGGTCCGGATGGCGGTGATGACGTTGCGCCGCAAGCTCGGCGAGCCCTGCGTCATCCGCACCGTGCCCAGGGCGGGCTACCAGCTGGCCTGA
- a CDS encoding amino acid permease, with amino-acid sequence MEHQGLRRELTGRQVGMIAIGGAIGTGLFLGSGLAISLAGPAVVLAYLLAAVAALALAYALAEMTVVHPEPGGFGTVAHRYLGPMAGFVQRWIYVAAQVVNIGSEVVAAGLYARFWFPQLPLWLPVLLFSLGVLAVNLASVRFFGEFEYWFAMIKVATIVVFVLLGAAYLAFGLPGHPSPGLSAWNDGGFAPNGLGAVWLAVTVVTFSYLGTEAVAVTAAESKDPGRDVPRAAKGMVARLVLFYVLGMAVVVSIVPWRETASAQGVLESPFVRLFTFAGIPAAAGIMNFVILTAALSAMNTNLYLSSRMLYSLARDGHAPRALAKVSERGSPTRALGVVALGLVIAVLVSVLSPAEAFPLLVGLALFGALVAWILIFATQLAFRSQRAAAGLPPSPVRLPGAPYTTVAAMLFVAAVLVTTAFTEQFATAWLAGVPFLLMLVGAYLLSRRRQRAA; translated from the coding sequence GTGGAACACCAGGGGCTGCGCCGGGAGCTGACCGGCAGACAGGTCGGCATGATCGCCATCGGCGGGGCCATCGGCACCGGCCTGTTCCTCGGCTCCGGACTGGCCATCTCACTGGCCGGGCCCGCGGTGGTGCTGGCCTACCTGCTGGCCGCCGTCGCCGCGCTCGCGCTGGCCTACGCGCTGGCCGAGATGACCGTGGTGCACCCCGAACCCGGCGGCTTCGGCACCGTCGCGCACCGCTACCTCGGGCCGATGGCCGGGTTCGTGCAGCGCTGGATCTACGTGGCCGCGCAGGTGGTCAACATCGGCAGCGAGGTGGTCGCTGCCGGGCTGTACGCGCGGTTCTGGTTCCCGCAGCTGCCGCTGTGGCTGCCGGTGCTGCTGTTCTCCCTCGGTGTGCTCGCGGTCAACCTCGCCTCGGTGCGCTTCTTCGGCGAGTTCGAGTACTGGTTCGCCATGATCAAGGTCGCCACCATCGTGGTGTTCGTGCTGCTCGGCGCGGCCTACCTGGCCTTCGGCCTGCCCGGCCACCCCTCACCGGGCCTCTCGGCGTGGAACGACGGCGGGTTCGCGCCCAACGGGCTCGGCGCGGTCTGGCTGGCGGTGACCGTGGTCACCTTCTCCTACCTGGGCACCGAGGCGGTCGCGGTCACCGCCGCGGAGTCCAAGGACCCCGGCCGGGACGTGCCGCGCGCGGCCAAGGGCATGGTGGCCAGGCTGGTGCTGTTCTACGTGCTCGGCATGGCCGTGGTGGTCAGCATCGTGCCGTGGCGGGAGACCGCCTCCGCGCAGGGCGTGCTGGAGAGCCCGTTCGTGAGGTTGTTCACCTTCGCCGGCATCCCCGCCGCGGCCGGGATCATGAACTTCGTCATCCTCACCGCCGCGCTCTCGGCGATGAACACCAACCTCTACCTCAGCTCCCGGATGCTCTACTCGCTGGCCCGCGACGGACACGCCCCCCGGGCGCTGGCCAAGGTCTCCGAACGCGGCTCGCCCACCCGCGCGCTCGGCGTGGTCGCACTCGGCCTGGTGATCGCGGTGCTGGTCTCCGTGCTGTCCCCGGCCGAGGCGTTCCCGCTGCTGGTGGGCCTGGCGCTGTTCGGCGCGCTGGTCGCCTGGATCCTCATCTTCGCCACCCAACTGGCCTTCCGGTCCCAGCGCGCCGCCGCCGGGCTGCCGCCCTCCCCGGTCCGGCTGCCCGGCGCGCCCTACACCACGGTGGCCGCGATGCTCTTCGTGGCCGCCGTGCTGGTCACCACCGCCTTCACCGAGCAGTTCGCCACCGCCTGGCTGGCCGGGGTCCCGTTCCTGCTCATGCTCGTGGGCGCATACCTGCTGTCCAGGCGGCGTCAGCGGGCGGCATAG
- the fmt gene encoding methionyl-tRNA formyltransferase codes for MRLVFAGTPEVALPSLRALIDSPRHEVVAVVTRPDAPAGRGRTLHRSPVGALADEHGIEVLTPEKAGDEQFLARLRELDPDCCPVVAYGALLPQRTLDIPRHGWVNLHFSLLPAWRGAAPVQAAIKAGDEVTGASAFRIVKPLDAGPVFGVVTETVQDRDTAGELLDRLSISGARLLVATMDGIEDGTLEARPQPAEGVTYAGKVTVEDAKADFTQPAAAVDRLVRSVTPEPGAWAEFRGERLKLGPLTPVEAEALPPGELRVEKRRVLVGTATGPLALGEVQAQGKKRMAATDWARGVRPEQGERLG; via the coding sequence ATGCGCCTGGTCTTCGCCGGCACGCCCGAGGTGGCGCTGCCCTCCCTGCGCGCCCTGATCGACTCGCCGCGGCACGAGGTGGTGGCCGTGGTCACCCGCCCCGACGCGCCCGCCGGTCGCGGCCGCACCCTGCACCGCTCCCCGGTCGGCGCGCTGGCCGACGAGCACGGCATCGAGGTGCTCACCCCGGAGAAAGCCGGGGATGAGCAGTTCCTGGCGCGGCTGCGCGAGCTCGACCCCGACTGCTGCCCGGTGGTCGCCTACGGGGCGCTGCTGCCCCAGCGCACCCTGGACATCCCCAGACACGGCTGGGTGAACCTGCACTTCTCGCTGCTGCCTGCCTGGCGCGGCGCGGCTCCGGTGCAGGCCGCGATCAAGGCCGGTGACGAGGTCACCGGGGCCAGCGCCTTCCGGATCGTCAAACCCCTCGACGCCGGACCCGTCTTCGGCGTGGTCACCGAGACCGTCCAGGACCGCGACACCGCCGGTGAGCTGCTGGACCGCCTGTCCATCTCCGGCGCGCGGCTGCTCGTCGCGACCATGGACGGCATCGAGGACGGCACCCTGGAGGCCCGGCCGCAGCCGGCGGAGGGCGTCACCTACGCGGGCAAGGTCACCGTGGAGGACGCCAAGGCCGACTTCACCCAGCCCGCCGCCGCGGTGGACCGGCTGGTCCGCTCGGTCACCCCGGAACCGGGGGCCTGGGCGGAGTTCCGCGGCGAACGCCTCAAACTCGGACCGCTCACCCCGGTGGAGGCCGAGGCGCTGCCGCCCGGCGAGCTGCGGGTGGAGAAACGCAGGGTGCTCGTCGGCACCGCGACCGGACCACTCGCCCTCGGCGAGGTCCAGGCCCAGGGCAAGAAACGGATGGCCGCCACCGACTGGGCTCGGGGCGTGCGGCCGGAACAGGGAGAACGGCTCGGATGA
- a CDS encoding primosomal protein N', which produces MAKPGAYRRGEQQPAAIEPVARICVDVPLAHLDRPFDYLVPDKYAEDAVPGCRVRVRFAGQLVDGYLLERVAESGHKGKLAYLDRVLSAEPVLSPEILSLARAVADRYAGTLIDVLRLAIPPRHAKAEAAPPREPAPLPEPPDPAGWARYPRGGAFLEALRGNRPAHAVWQALPGEDWPARLAEAAAQVAAAGRGAVLVVPDHRDLTRVHAACVRVLGEAGVVALAAELGPAERYKRWLAVRRGAVKVVVGTRAAAFAPVADPGLLVVWDDGDDLHADQRSPYPHTRDVLMLRAHATGAALLVAGFARTAEAALLVRTGWAHEIVAAREHLRAAAPRVTSIGEDDRQEARDAAARAARLPSVAFEAARGALAAGAPVLVQVPRRGYVPALACGGCRAPARCRRCSGPLALPAGGGDVPRPAACRWCGATEAGFSCPACGSRRLRFVVVGAKRTAEELGRAFPGFPVRTSGAEEVLAEVPAKPALVVATPGAEPYVEGGYGAALLLDGWAMLARADLRATEEALRRWLTAAALVRGSAEGGRVVVIADSSLPVVQALVRWDPVWHAETELDARTELSFPPAVRIATVDGTPAAVNDFLDGLVLPPSAQILGPVPLETRGQEEERERALIRTPRTDGRALSAALHDAVAARTARKEPDLVRVRLDPLELL; this is translated from the coding sequence GTGGCCAAACCAGGCGCGTACCGACGTGGGGAACAGCAGCCCGCCGCCATCGAACCGGTGGCGCGGATCTGCGTGGACGTCCCGCTCGCGCACCTGGACCGGCCATTCGACTACCTGGTGCCGGACAAGTACGCCGAGGACGCGGTGCCCGGGTGCCGGGTGCGGGTGCGGTTCGCCGGGCAGTTGGTGGACGGGTACCTGCTGGAGCGGGTCGCCGAGTCCGGGCACAAGGGCAAGCTCGCCTACCTGGACCGGGTGCTCTCCGCCGAACCCGTGCTCTCCCCGGAGATCCTCTCGCTGGCCCGCGCGGTGGCCGACCGGTACGCGGGCACCCTGATCGACGTGCTGCGGCTGGCCATCCCGCCCCGGCACGCCAAGGCCGAGGCCGCCCCGCCGCGCGAACCCGCGCCGCTGCCCGAGCCGCCGGACCCGGCCGGGTGGGCGCGCTATCCCCGGGGTGGGGCGTTCCTGGAAGCCTTGCGCGGGAACCGGCCGGCGCACGCGGTGTGGCAGGCATTGCCGGGGGAGGACTGGCCGGCGCGGCTGGCCGAGGCGGCGGCGCAGGTGGCCGCGGCTGGGCGGGGGGCGGTGCTGGTGGTGCCCGATCACCGCGACCTGACGAGAGTGCACGCGGCCTGTGTGCGGGTGCTGGGCGAGGCGGGGGTGGTGGCGCTGGCCGCCGAGCTCGGGCCCGCCGAGCGGTACAAGCGGTGGCTGGCGGTGCGGCGCGGGGCGGTCAAGGTCGTGGTGGGCACCAGGGCGGCGGCGTTCGCGCCGGTGGCCGACCCCGGGCTGCTGGTGGTCTGGGACGACGGGGACGACCTGCATGCCGACCAGCGTTCGCCCTACCCGCACACCCGCGATGTGCTGATGCTGCGCGCGCACGCCACCGGGGCGGCGCTGCTGGTCGCCGGGTTCGCCAGGACCGCGGAGGCCGCGCTGCTGGTGCGCACCGGGTGGGCGCACGAGATCGTCGCCGCCCGCGAGCACCTGCGCGCCGCCGCGCCCAGGGTCACCTCCATCGGCGAGGACGACCGCCAGGAGGCCAGGGACGCCGCCGCCAGGGCCGCGCGGCTGCCCTCGGTGGCCTTCGAGGCCGCCCGTGGCGCGCTGGCCGCCGGTGCGCCGGTGCTGGTGCAGGTGCCTCGGCGTGGTTACGTGCCCGCGCTGGCCTGCGGCGGCTGCCGGGCGCCCGCCCGCTGTCGTCGCTGCTCAGGGCCGTTGGCGCTGCCCGCGGGGGGCGGGGATGTGCCGCGGCCGGCCGCCTGCCGGTGGTGCGGGGCGACCGAGGCCGGGTTCTCCTGCCCGGCCTGCGGCTCGCGGCGGCTGCGGTTCGTGGTGGTGGGGGCCAAGCGCACCGCTGAAGAGCTCGGGCGAGCCTTCCCCGGGTTCCCGGTGCGCACCTCCGGGGCTGAAGAGGTGCTCGCCGAGGTTCCGGCCAAGCCCGCGCTGGTGGTGGCCACCCCCGGCGCGGAACCCTACGTCGAAGGCGGCTACGGGGCCGCGCTGCTGCTGGACGGCTGGGCGATGCTGGCCCGGGCCGACCTGCGCGCCACCGAGGAGGCGCTGCGCCGCTGGCTCACCGCCGCCGCACTGGTCCGCGGCTCCGCCGAGGGCGGCCGGGTGGTGGTCATCGCCGACTCCAGCCTGCCCGTGGTGCAGGCCCTGGTCCGCTGGGACCCGGTCTGGCACGCCGAGACCGAGCTGGACGCGCGCACCGAGCTCAGCTTCCCGCCCGCGGTGCGCATCGCCACCGTGGACGGCACCCCCGCCGCGGTCAACGACTTCCTCGACGGCCTGGTCCTGCCGCCCAGCGCGCAGATCCTCGGCCCGGTGCCCCTGGAGACCCGGGGCCAGGAGGAGGAACGCGAACGCGCGCTCATCCGCACCCCGCGCACCGACGGCCGGGCCCTCTCGGCCGCCCTGCACGACGCGGTGGCCGCGCGCACCGCGCGAAAAGAGCCGGACCTGGTCCGGGTCCGGCTCGATCCACTCGAACTGCTCTGA
- a CDS encoding glycosyltransferase 87 family protein yields the protein MRSALERLWRSPLGRAGIIVANLVALTALFTRWGDQGLFVFTTPIDLDVYRIGAQVWLDGGELYGQMPLTQAGVGLPFTYPPLAAVLFVPLTWISWHTAALIVTSLTALLTALVAAMVLDRLGVRAAGRVPWPLLTALPLALALDPIRGTAGFGQINMILLALVAVDCLARNPRWPRGLLIGIAAAIKLTPAVFLLFFLLNKDRRAELTTVLSFLGATALGFLLAARDSAQYWTETLLDTGRIGGATYPGNQSIKGLLARTGLEGVPLTVLWLLLSLGVLFLLLRGMRQAFDTVGAPWALSLNALGGLLVSPVSWSHHWVWAVPVLLCLVVLGARAKDRLALSLAGVFGLVTFLSPHWWFSYYDHLGWNLAQHVLGNAYTLSAAAILVLAPRLFVTERSGELADTANRAKLSPV from the coding sequence GTGCGTTCTGCGCTGGAGAGACTGTGGCGCAGCCCACTCGGGCGCGCGGGGATCATCGTGGCCAACCTGGTCGCGCTGACCGCTTTGTTCACGCGGTGGGGCGACCAGGGGCTGTTCGTGTTCACCACGCCGATCGACCTGGACGTCTACCGGATCGGCGCGCAGGTGTGGCTGGACGGCGGCGAGCTGTACGGGCAGATGCCGCTGACCCAGGCCGGGGTGGGCCTGCCGTTCACCTACCCGCCGCTGGCCGCGGTGCTGTTCGTGCCGCTGACCTGGATCTCCTGGCACACCGCGGCGCTGATCGTGACCTCGCTGACCGCGCTGCTGACCGCGCTGGTGGCCGCCATGGTGCTCGACCGGCTCGGCGTGCGCGCGGCCGGCCGGGTGCCGTGGCCGCTGCTGACCGCGCTGCCGCTGGCGCTGGCGCTGGACCCGATCCGCGGCACCGCCGGGTTCGGGCAGATCAACATGATCCTGCTGGCCCTGGTCGCGGTGGACTGCCTGGCCCGCAACCCGCGCTGGCCGAGGGGTCTGCTGATCGGCATCGCGGCCGCGATCAAGCTCACCCCCGCGGTGTTCCTGCTGTTCTTCCTGCTGAACAAGGACCGGCGGGCCGAGCTGACCACGGTGCTGAGCTTCCTGGGCGCGACCGCGCTCGGCTTCCTGCTGGCCGCCCGCGACTCGGCCCAGTACTGGACCGAGACCCTGCTGGACACCGGCCGCATCGGCGGCGCCACCTACCCCGGCAACCAGTCGATCAAGGGCCTGCTGGCCAGGACCGGGCTGGAGGGCGTGCCGCTGACCGTGCTGTGGCTGCTGCTGTCCCTGGGTGTGCTGTTCCTGCTGCTGCGCGGCATGCGCCAAGCTTTCGACACCGTGGGCGCGCCGTGGGCGTTGTCGCTGAACGCGCTGGGCGGGCTGCTGGTCTCGCCGGTGTCCTGGTCGCACCACTGGGTGTGGGCGGTGCCGGTGCTGCTGTGCCTGGTGGTGCTCGGCGCGCGCGCCAAGGACAGGCTGGCGCTGTCCCTGGCCGGGGTGTTCGGCCTGGTCACCTTCCTGTCCCCGCACTGGTGGTTCTCCTACTACGACCACCTGGGCTGGAACCTGGCCCAGCACGTGCTGGGCAACGCCTACACCCTCTCCGCCGCGGCGATCCTGGTGCTGGCGCCAAGACTGTTCGTCACCGAACGTTCCGGCGAGCTCGCGGATACGGCCAACCGGGCGAAGTTGTCCCCCGTCTGA
- a CDS encoding transcription antitermination factor NusB: MMHQPNRRQARSDRSGPPRRRSGPRRPPETDPARKAALDTLTAVRERDAYANLVLPGLLRDRRLHGRDAGLATELTYGACRAQGLLDAVLQACSDRPLAEVDGVALDALRLGAYQLLRTRVPAHAAVASTVDLVRLELGTGAGGFANAVLRRVAQQDEEAWVAELAPDEDSDPIGHLAFANAHPKWIAQAFAEALGPDKAELAAALAADDARPAVHLAARPGEVTAEELAAITGGEEAPYSPYGVHLDPGAGDPGDLDPLREGLAAVQDEGSQLCALALSRAPLEGPDETWLDLCAGPGGKAGMLASLISMQGGTLDAVEKAPHRADLVRKATAGLPITVHIADGRDPGLPEGSYDRVLVDAPCTGLGALRRRPEARWRRRPDDLAELTKLQRELLLSALNLVRPGGVVAYVVCSPHLRETVSVVAEVARRTGAEQLDTREYFPNVPDLGPGPSVQLWPHRHGTDAMFCALFRRPA; encoded by the coding sequence ATGATGCACCAGCCCAACCGTCGGCAGGCCCGCTCGGACCGCAGCGGACCCCCGCGCCGGCGCTCGGGGCCGCGCCGTCCGCCGGAGACCGACCCGGCCCGCAAAGCCGCCCTGGACACCCTGACCGCGGTCCGCGAACGCGACGCCTACGCCAACCTCGTGCTGCCCGGCCTGCTCCGCGACCGGCGGCTGCACGGCCGCGACGCCGGACTGGCCACCGAGCTCACCTACGGCGCCTGCCGCGCCCAGGGCCTCCTGGACGCGGTCCTGCAGGCGTGCAGCGACCGGCCACTGGCCGAGGTGGACGGTGTCGCACTGGACGCGCTGCGGCTGGGCGCCTATCAGCTGTTGCGCACCCGCGTCCCCGCGCACGCCGCGGTCGCCTCCACCGTGGACCTGGTCCGCCTGGAGCTGGGCACCGGCGCGGGCGGTTTCGCCAACGCGGTGCTGCGCCGGGTCGCCCAGCAGGACGAGGAGGCCTGGGTCGCCGAACTGGCCCCCGACGAGGACAGCGACCCGATCGGGCACCTGGCCTTCGCCAACGCCCACCCCAAGTGGATCGCCCAGGCCTTCGCCGAGGCGCTCGGCCCGGACAAGGCCGAACTGGCCGCCGCGCTGGCCGCCGACGACGCCCGGCCCGCCGTGCACCTGGCCGCCCGCCCCGGCGAGGTCACCGCCGAGGAGCTGGCCGCCATCACCGGCGGCGAGGAGGCCCCCTACTCGCCCTACGGCGTGCACCTGGACCCCGGCGCGGGCGACCCTGGCGACCTGGACCCGCTGCGCGAGGGCCTGGCCGCGGTGCAGGACGAGGGCAGCCAGCTGTGCGCCCTGGCACTGAGCCGCGCGCCGCTGGAAGGCCCGGACGAGACCTGGCTGGACCTGTGCGCCGGACCCGGCGGCAAGGCCGGGATGCTGGCCTCGCTGATCAGCATGCAGGGCGGCACCCTGGACGCGGTGGAGAAGGCCCCGCACCGCGCCGACCTGGTCCGCAAGGCCACCGCCGGCCTGCCCATCACCGTGCACATCGCCGACGGCCGCGACCCCGGCCTGCCCGAGGGGAGCTACGACCGGGTCCTGGTGGACGCCCCGTGCACCGGGCTGGGCGCGCTGCGCCGCCGCCCGGAGGCCCGCTGGCGCCGCCGCCCCGACGACCTGGCCGAGCTGACCAAGCTCCAGCGCGAGCTGTTGCTCTCCGCGCTGAACCTGGTCCGCCCCGGCGGGGTGGTCGCCTACGTGGTCTGCTCGCCGCACCTGCGGGAGACGGTCAGCGTGGTCGCCGAGGTCGCCCGCCGCACCGGCGCGGAACAGCTGGACACCCGCGAGTACTTCCCGAACGTGCCCGACCTCGGCCCCGGCCCGTCGGTGCAGCTGTGGCCGCACCGGCACGGCACCGACGCCATGTTCTGCGCCCTGTTCCGCCGCCCAGCCTGA
- the def gene encoding peptide deformylase, giving the protein MTVQPIRLFGDPVLRTPATEVVDFDAELRHLVKDLWDTMEGQGGAGLAAPQIGVGLRVFTYHCDGFAGHLINPTFDVVGEQEQDGPEGCLSIPGLRWDCRRHLHVVAKGWNMHGEPVEVEGSNLLARCIQHETDHLDGVLFVDRLDAETRKLALRQIRESGWFGQDTAAPVIKQSPHPLFGGGR; this is encoded by the coding sequence GTGACAGTCCAGCCGATCAGGCTATTCGGGGACCCGGTGCTGCGGACCCCCGCCACCGAGGTCGTCGACTTCGACGCCGAGCTGCGCCACCTGGTCAAGGACCTGTGGGACACCATGGAGGGCCAGGGCGGGGCCGGGCTCGCCGCGCCGCAGATCGGGGTCGGGCTCCGCGTGTTCACCTACCACTGCGACGGCTTCGCCGGGCACCTGATCAACCCCACTTTCGACGTGGTCGGCGAACAGGAGCAGGACGGCCCCGAGGGCTGCCTGTCCATCCCCGGCCTGCGCTGGGACTGCCGCCGCCACCTGCACGTGGTCGCCAAGGGCTGGAACATGCACGGCGAACCCGTCGAGGTCGAGGGCTCGAACCTGCTGGCCCGCTGCATCCAGCACGAGACCGACCACCTGGACGGGGTGCTGTTCGTGGACCGGCTGGACGCCGAGACCCGCAAGCTCGCGCTCAGGCAGATCCGCGAGTCCGGCTGGTTCGGCCAGGACACCGCCGCCCCGGTGATCAAGCAGAGCCCGCACCCGCTCTTCGGCGGGGGTCGCTGA
- the rpe gene encoding ribulose-phosphate 3-epimerase has translation MIAPSILSADFARLAEETAAVRGADWLHVDVMDAHFVPNLTLGLPVVQSLLKATDIPIDCHLMIEDPDRWAIGYAEAGAYNVTVHVEAAKDPVKLAKDLKAAGAKAGLSIKPGTPLEPYLEVLKHYDTLLVMSVEPGFGGQSFMPEVLDKVRTARRLVNTGHLKLVVEIDGGINDDTIEAAAEAGVDCFVAGSAVYGAEDPAAAVSALRAKAAAVRG, from the coding sequence ATGATCGCGCCGTCGATCCTCTCCGCCGACTTCGCCCGTCTCGCCGAGGAGACCGCCGCCGTGCGCGGCGCCGACTGGCTGCACGTGGATGTGATGGACGCCCACTTCGTGCCCAACCTGACCCTGGGCCTGCCCGTGGTCCAGTCGCTGCTCAAGGCCACCGACATCCCGATCGACTGCCACCTGATGATCGAGGACCCGGACCGCTGGGCGATCGGCTACGCCGAGGCCGGGGCCTACAACGTCACCGTGCACGTCGAGGCGGCCAAGGACCCGGTCAAACTCGCCAAGGACCTCAAGGCTGCCGGTGCCAAGGCGGGCCTGTCGATCAAGCCCGGCACCCCGCTGGAGCCCTACCTCGAGGTGCTCAAGCACTACGACACGCTGCTGGTCATGTCGGTGGAGCCCGGTTTCGGCGGCCAGTCCTTCATGCCGGAGGTGCTGGACAAGGTCCGCACCGCCCGCCGCCTGGTCAACACCGGCCACCTCAAGCTGGTGGTGGAGATCGACGGCGGCATCAACGACGACACCATCGAAGCCGCCGCCGAGGCCGGGGTGGACTGCTTCGTGGCCGGCTCGGCCGTCTACGGCGCGGAGGACCCGGCCGCCGCCGTCAGCGCGCTGCGCGCCAAGGCCGCCGCGGTCCGGGGATGA